One stretch of Sphingomonas rosea DNA includes these proteins:
- a CDS encoding acyltransferase: MIYPLTSLRFFAAMMVLIHHYFGFEAGYAGVGFFFVLSGFVLGLNYAGRVETPVQRRDFWFRRFARIYPTHLLTFLATLPVGWPILDTLPSIVLLQSWIPFQGFYYTVNAPAWSISTEAAFYALFPLLLGIRGRTLLFWLAALCLLALAWALTFPSLGFDAVVRVWKFDMVPTRWLFYILPLTRVIEFAIGIWLATVVVKKPFRTGHECAAIGLAAASIVALPFLPASFQFALFFVPASAALVLVFSRSTGLLSRLLEQRALVLLGDASFMLYMIHWPIALYLGKSLATVALAVVLSVALHLAFERPVNRWLLQRWKAWSARREVPGAPIDRAALPS, encoded by the coding sequence ATGATCTATCCGCTGACCTCCCTTCGGTTCTTCGCCGCGATGATGGTGCTCATTCACCATTATTTCGGCTTCGAAGCGGGCTATGCGGGGGTCGGCTTCTTCTTCGTCCTGTCGGGTTTCGTGCTCGGGCTCAATTATGCCGGCCGCGTCGAGACGCCGGTCCAGCGCCGCGATTTCTGGTTTCGCCGCTTTGCCCGCATCTACCCGACGCACCTGCTGACCTTCCTCGCCACGCTTCCGGTCGGATGGCCGATCCTCGACACCCTCCCGAGCATCGTGCTGCTCCAGAGCTGGATCCCGTTCCAAGGATTCTATTACACGGTCAACGCGCCCGCCTGGTCGATCTCGACCGAGGCCGCCTTCTACGCCCTGTTTCCACTTCTCCTCGGGATCAGGGGACGCACCTTGCTCTTCTGGCTGGCCGCGCTCTGCCTCCTTGCGTTGGCCTGGGCGCTGACCTTCCCGTCGCTCGGCTTCGACGCCGTGGTGCGCGTCTGGAAGTTCGACATGGTGCCGACCCGCTGGCTCTTCTACATCCTGCCGCTGACGCGCGTGATCGAGTTCGCCATCGGCATCTGGCTGGCGACGGTGGTGGTGAAGAAGCCGTTCCGCACCGGCCATGAATGCGCCGCCATCGGGCTAGCAGCCGCGTCCATCGTCGCGCTGCCCTTCCTCCCGGCGAGCTTCCAGTTCGCGCTGTTCTTCGTCCCGGCCTCGGCCGCGCTGGTGCTGGTCTTCTCGCGCAGCACGGGCCTCCTCAGCCGCCTCCTCGAGCAGCGCGCGCTGGTCCTGCTCGGCGACGCGAGCTTCATGCTCTACATGATCCACTGGCCGATCGCGCTCTACCTCGGCAAGTCGCTGGCCACCGTCGCGCTGGCGGTCGTCCTGTCGGTGGCGCTGCATCTCGCCTTCGAGCGTCCCGTCAACCGCTGGCTGCTCCAGCGCTGGAAGGCATGGTCGGCGCGGCGCGAGGTGCCCGGCGCGCCGATCGATCGGGCGGCGCTACCGAGCTAG
- a CDS encoding UDP-glucose/GDP-mannose dehydrogenase family protein → MRICMIGTGYVGLVSGACFADFGHDVTCVDKDAGKVEALLAGRMPIWEPGLEALVTHNSSRGRLKFTTDLLEGIKDAEAVFIAVGTPARRGDGHADLTYVYAAAKEIAGALTKPAVVVTKSTVPVGTGDEIARILKENGAPEGTSVASNPEFLREGAAIRDFKIPDRIVVGAEDEHAREVLREVYRPLFLNKAPILFTGRRTAELIKYAANAFLATKISFINEIADLCEAVGADVQEVSRGIGLDGRIGPKFLHAGPGYGGSCFPKDTLALLQTAELVDVPMQIVSAVVSVNDARKLAMADRVAEELGGEVAGKRIGVLGLTFKPNTDDMRDAPSLSLIKRLLEMGAEVVAFDPVGREQAEPLLPGITFAEDAYRVADGADALVLVTEWDEFRGLDLKRLAGAMRGRHLVDLRNVYEEEEAARAGLTYRGIGRGEASR, encoded by the coding sequence ATGCGCATCTGCATGATCGGGACGGGCTATGTGGGCCTCGTTTCCGGAGCCTGCTTCGCCGACTTCGGCCATGACGTGACCTGCGTCGACAAGGACGCGGGCAAGGTCGAGGCGCTGCTCGCCGGGCGGATGCCGATCTGGGAGCCGGGGCTCGAGGCGCTGGTCACGCACAACAGCAGCCGCGGACGCCTGAAGTTCACCACCGATCTGCTCGAGGGGATCAAGGATGCCGAAGCGGTGTTCATCGCGGTCGGCACCCCGGCGCGTCGCGGCGACGGCCATGCCGACCTCACCTACGTTTATGCCGCCGCCAAGGAGATCGCGGGCGCGCTGACGAAGCCGGCAGTGGTGGTGACCAAGTCGACCGTTCCGGTCGGCACCGGCGACGAGATTGCGCGAATCCTCAAGGAAAATGGTGCGCCCGAAGGCACCAGCGTCGCCTCGAACCCCGAGTTCCTGCGCGAAGGCGCGGCGATCCGCGACTTCAAGATCCCCGACCGGATCGTGGTCGGCGCCGAGGACGAGCATGCCCGCGAGGTGCTGCGCGAGGTCTATCGGCCGCTGTTCCTCAACAAGGCGCCGATCCTGTTCACCGGCCGGCGCACCGCCGAGCTCATCAAATATGCCGCCAACGCCTTCCTCGCGACCAAGATCAGCTTCATCAACGAGATCGCGGACCTGTGCGAGGCGGTCGGCGCCGACGTCCAGGAAGTGAGCCGCGGGATCGGCCTCGACGGACGAATCGGGCCGAAATTCCTGCACGCGGGCCCGGGCTATGGCGGGAGCTGCTTCCCCAAGGACACGCTGGCGCTGCTCCAGACCGCCGAGCTGGTCGACGTCCCGATGCAGATCGTCTCGGCGGTGGTGTCGGTCAACGACGCGCGCAAGCTGGCGATGGCCGACCGCGTGGCCGAGGAACTGGGCGGCGAGGTCGCGGGCAAGCGCATCGGCGTGCTCGGCCTCACCTTCAAGCCCAACACCGACGACATGCGCGACGCGCCGAGCCTGTCGCTGATCAAGCGCCTGCTCGAGATGGGCGCCGAAGTGGTCGCCTTCGACCCGGTCGGGCGCGAGCAGGCCGAGCCGTTGCTGCCCGGCATCACCTTCGCCGAAGACGCCTATCGGGTCGCCGACGGGGCCGACGCGCTGGTGCTGGTGACCGAATGGGACGAGTTCCGCGGGCTCGATCTCAAGCGGCTCGCGGGGGCGATGCGCGGGCGGCACCTCGTCGACCTGCGCAACGTCTACGAGGAAGAGGAAGCGGCGCGCGCCGGCCTTACCTACCGCGGGATCGGCCGGGGCGAGGCAAGCCGCTGA
- a CDS encoding FdtA/QdtA family cupin domain-containing protein yields the protein MSPDPVEIFPGCRLVRFPLRGDARGSLVALEATREVPFEIRRVYTIYGTAPGVARGFHAHHALHQLAVAVAGSCSIVLDDGKTRTSVRLESPEQGLTLPPMVWHEMEDFSPDCVLMVLAEDHYDEADYIRDYGEFRRLAGAGAE from the coding sequence ATGTCCCCTGACCCTGTCGAGATTTTCCCGGGCTGCCGGCTGGTGCGCTTTCCGCTGCGCGGCGACGCGCGCGGAAGCCTCGTCGCGCTCGAAGCCACGCGCGAGGTGCCGTTCGAGATCCGGCGGGTCTATACCATCTATGGCACGGCGCCCGGGGTGGCGCGCGGCTTCCACGCGCATCATGCGCTGCACCAGCTGGCGGTCGCTGTCGCAGGCTCGTGCAGCATCGTCCTCGACGACGGGAAGACGCGCACCAGCGTCCGGTTGGAGAGCCCCGAGCAGGGGCTGACGCTGCCGCCGATGGTGTGGCACGAGATGGAGGACTTTTCCCCTGATTGCGTGCTGATGGTGCTGGCCGAGGACCATTATGACGAAGCGGACTATATCCGCGATTATGGTGAGTTCCGGCGGCTCGCCGGCGCGGGCGCCGAATGA
- a CDS encoding N-acetyltransferase gives MIDPAASIHPRAEVHEGAAIGPGTQVWQFAVVLAGARIGADCNLNAHTLVEGGAVIGDRVTLKCGVYVWDGVTLEDDVFCGPNATFTNDLRPRSKQRPEAFLGTRVGRGASIGAGAVILPGLTIGEGALIGAGAVVTRDVPAGETWVGNPARRIAG, from the coding sequence ATGATCGATCCCGCCGCCTCGATCCACCCCCGCGCCGAGGTCCACGAGGGCGCCGCGATCGGTCCGGGCACGCAGGTCTGGCAGTTCGCGGTGGTGCTGGCCGGCGCGCGGATCGGTGCCGACTGCAACTTGAACGCCCATACGCTGGTCGAGGGCGGCGCGGTCATCGGCGACCGCGTGACGCTCAAGTGCGGGGTCTATGTGTGGGACGGAGTGACGCTCGAGGACGATGTCTTCTGCGGCCCCAACGCGACCTTCACCAACGATCTTCGGCCGCGCTCGAAACAGCGCCCCGAGGCGTTCCTCGGCACGCGGGTCGGGCGCGGCGCCTCGATCGGCGCGGGCGCGGTGATCCTTCCCGGGCTGACGATCGGCGAGGGCGCGCTGATCGGCGCGGGCGCGGTCGTGACCCGTGACGTGCCCGCAGGCGAGACCTGGGTGGGGAACCCCGCCCGCCGCATCGCCGGCTGA
- a CDS encoding glycosyltransferase, with the protein MSQPGERVRLAILLPNLGAGGAERVCLHLARELVALGHAVDFVLLEEAGELLGEVPAGARVVALGRTVKTAAPALAAYLRRERPAALYAHMFPLTWMAVVARMLPGTRVPLVLVEHIDFDAGFRAHPRSRALMRRLGRWIYPRADRRVCVSAGAADSLAALARIDRQSIDVVYNPVSLPAAPNAPTASNLADWWASAPVRLLAVGRLIAQKDYDTMLAAVAALPETMGAKLLILGDGPDRARLEGAIAAMGLGDRVRLGGFQPDREAYYARASVYVMSSRWEGLPTVLIEALIAGLPVVSTDCPSGPSEILDGGRVGTLVPMGDSKALAKAIVAAAAAEPDREMLRARGRDFDPPAAAKRYLALIGMGSDER; encoded by the coding sequence ATGTCCCAGCCTGGCGAGCGCGTGCGCCTCGCGATCCTTCTTCCCAATCTCGGTGCCGGCGGCGCGGAGCGCGTCTGCCTCCACCTTGCACGCGAGCTCGTTGCGCTCGGCCATGCAGTCGATTTCGTGCTGCTCGAGGAGGCGGGCGAATTGCTGGGCGAGGTGCCCGCGGGGGCCCGCGTCGTGGCGCTTGGCCGGACGGTGAAGACCGCTGCGCCCGCGCTCGCGGCCTATCTGAGGCGCGAGCGGCCGGCGGCGCTTTACGCGCACATGTTCCCGCTGACCTGGATGGCGGTGGTCGCGCGCATGCTGCCGGGCACACGGGTGCCGCTGGTGCTGGTCGAGCATATCGATTTCGACGCGGGCTTTCGCGCCCATCCGCGGTCGCGCGCGCTGATGCGGCGGCTGGGACGCTGGATCTATCCGCGGGCCGACCGGCGCGTGTGCGTCTCGGCGGGCGCGGCGGACAGCCTCGCGGCGCTGGCCCGGATCGACCGCCAGTCGATCGACGTCGTCTACAACCCCGTCTCGCTGCCCGCCGCACCGAACGCGCCGACCGCCAGCAACCTTGCCGACTGGTGGGCGTCGGCGCCGGTCCGGCTGCTCGCGGTCGGACGGCTCATCGCCCAGAAGGATTACGACACGATGCTCGCGGCGGTGGCCGCGCTGCCGGAAACGATGGGCGCGAAGCTGCTGATCCTCGGCGACGGGCCCGACCGGGCGCGGCTCGAGGGCGCGATCGCCGCCATGGGCCTCGGCGACAGGGTGCGGCTCGGCGGCTTCCAGCCCGACCGCGAGGCTTATTATGCGCGGGCGAGCGTCTATGTCATGTCATCACGCTGGGAGGGGCTGCCGACGGTGCTGATCGAGGCGCTGATCGCGGGCCTGCCGGTGGTCAGCACCGATTGCCCGAGCGGGCCAAGCGAGATCCTCGACGGCGGGCGCGTCGGCACGCTGGTCCCGATGGGCGATTCCAAAGCGCTGGCGAAAGCGATCGTGGCGGCGGCGGCGGCCGAGCCCGACCGCGAGATGCTGCGCGCACGCGGCCGCGACTTCGATCCGCCGGCCGCGGCGAAGCGCTATCTCGCGCTTATCGGAATGGGCTCGGACGAGCGATGA
- a CDS encoding oligosaccharide flippase family protein produces MSTSHRRILSAISLLGGSSAIGVGLSILRTKMVALVLGPAGIGLIGLMQSLVAAASALGGLGIANAAPRQAAAELAERGEDGLAEVRHGLVRATLLAALVAGVGLFLLRAPVARLIVGDPAVAPVVGAMGLAVALTIAGGSITAYLAGIGKVGSVALVNLASAVLTTIAAAVLVLTMGEDGIVPYLLSIPLGVLLAGLWVARPRGRKAPSAASQAGWTQARRLIALGTPLMVGTFVALGSHLALRTILQHRLGIEELGVFQAAFTLSTTYVGFMFQAIASDFYPRLSGVITDPERAGALIDEQTETTLLLAGPLIIGLIGFAPLVLHILYAERFAGGATTLQWQVLADILRIASWPLGYALLASARNRLYLGFEILAAAALAGSAFLLVSSMGIVAGGLAFVVSNGLYLVAVAVTQRAGGKLPWTTRTMALFFALLGLAGLVLALARVSAMAGYVAGLGIAALWGLGALRRLRGLLARKQAA; encoded by the coding sequence GTGTCCACCTCGCATCGCCGGATCCTCTCGGCCATCTCGCTGCTTGGCGGGTCGAGCGCGATCGGGGTCGGGCTGTCGATCCTGCGGACCAAGATGGTCGCGCTGGTGCTCGGCCCGGCGGGGATCGGGCTGATCGGGCTGATGCAGTCGCTGGTCGCGGCGGCGAGCGCGCTCGGCGGCCTCGGTATCGCCAATGCCGCGCCGCGCCAGGCCGCCGCCGAACTCGCCGAACGGGGCGAGGACGGGCTCGCCGAAGTCCGCCACGGGCTCGTCCGCGCGACGCTGCTTGCCGCCCTTGTCGCGGGGGTCGGCCTCTTCCTCCTGCGCGCGCCGGTCGCCCGGCTGATCGTCGGCGATCCCGCGGTCGCGCCGGTGGTGGGCGCGATGGGGCTGGCGGTCGCGCTGACGATCGCGGGCGGCTCGATCACCGCTTATCTGGCGGGCATCGGCAAGGTCGGTTCGGTGGCGCTGGTCAACCTTGCCTCGGCCGTGCTGACCACGATCGCCGCCGCGGTGCTGGTGCTGACGATGGGCGAAGACGGCATCGTCCCCTATCTCCTCTCGATCCCGCTCGGCGTGCTCCTCGCGGGGCTGTGGGTCGCGCGGCCGCGGGGGCGGAAGGCGCCGAGTGCGGCAAGCCAGGCGGGGTGGACGCAGGCGCGGCGGCTGATCGCGCTCGGCACCCCGCTGATGGTCGGCACCTTCGTCGCGCTGGGCTCGCATCTCGCGCTTCGGACCATTCTCCAGCATCGGCTCGGGATCGAGGAACTGGGCGTGTTCCAGGCCGCCTTCACGCTCTCGACCACCTATGTCGGCTTCATGTTTCAGGCGATCGCGAGCGACTTCTACCCGCGGCTGAGCGGGGTCATCACCGACCCCGAGCGCGCGGGTGCGCTGATCGACGAGCAGACCGAGACGACCTTGCTCCTCGCCGGGCCGCTGATTATCGGGCTGATCGGCTTCGCCCCGCTCGTCCTCCACATCCTCTATGCCGAGCGCTTCGCCGGCGGGGCGACGACGCTCCAGTGGCAGGTGCTGGCCGACATCCTCCGGATCGCCTCGTGGCCGCTCGGCTATGCGCTGCTAGCGAGCGCGCGCAACCGGCTCTACCTCGGCTTCGAGATCCTCGCCGCGGCGGCGCTGGCGGGAAGCGCCTTCCTGCTCGTGTCCTCGATGGGGATCGTCGCGGGCGGGCTCGCCTTCGTGGTGAGCAACGGCCTGTATCTCGTCGCGGTGGCCGTCACGCAGCGGGCGGGCGGCAAGCTGCCGTGGACCACGCGGACGATGGCCCTCTTCTTTGCACTGCTGGGGCTCGCCGGGCTGGTCCTCGCGCTCGCCCGGGTGAGCGCGATGGCGGGCTATGTCGCGGGGCTCGGCATCGCCGCGCTGTGGGGCCTCGGCGCGCTGCGCCGGCTGCGCGGGCTGCTGGCCCGGAAGCAGGCGGCATGA
- a CDS encoding DegT/DnrJ/EryC1/StrS family aminotransferase: MSVPFLDLGTATAELRGEIDAAVTRAVGSGWYVGGPECAAFEEAFAAHCGAAHAVGLANGLDALHLALRAMEVGEGDEVIVASNGYIATLLAVSMAGAVPVLVEPDPATHNLDPARVEAAITPRTKVILPTHLYGQPADLDPLLAIARKHGLRLLEDAAQAHGAAYKGRRVGGHGDVVAWSFYPSKNLGALGDAGAVTTNDPALAERIRTLGNYGSHKRYVNEVRGVNSRLDPIQAAVLGVKLAHLEEWNARRARTAARYCEGLAGCDLVLPHVPDWADPAWHLFVVRSANRDALQAALADKGVQTIIHYPIPPHLQGAYADLGIARGRLPIAEQLADEVLSLPIGPHLSDSDVDTVIAAVRDAAGGR, translated from the coding sequence ATGAGCGTCCCCTTCCTCGACCTCGGCACCGCCACGGCCGAGCTGCGCGGCGAGATCGACGCGGCGGTCACGCGCGCGGTGGGATCAGGCTGGTATGTCGGTGGGCCGGAATGCGCCGCGTTCGAGGAGGCTTTCGCCGCTCATTGCGGAGCCGCGCATGCGGTCGGCCTCGCCAACGGCCTCGATGCGCTGCACCTGGCGCTGCGCGCGATGGAGGTCGGCGAGGGTGACGAAGTGATCGTCGCGAGCAACGGCTACATCGCGACGCTTCTAGCGGTGAGCATGGCGGGCGCGGTTCCCGTGCTGGTCGAACCCGATCCCGCGACGCACAATCTCGATCCCGCGCGGGTCGAGGCGGCGATCACGCCGCGCACCAAGGTCATCCTCCCGACCCACCTCTACGGCCAGCCCGCCGACCTCGATCCGTTGCTCGCGATTGCGCGCAAGCACGGGCTTCGGCTGCTCGAGGATGCCGCGCAGGCGCATGGCGCGGCCTATAAAGGGCGCCGGGTGGGCGGGCATGGCGACGTCGTCGCGTGGAGCTTCTATCCGAGCAAGAACCTCGGCGCGCTGGGCGACGCCGGCGCGGTCACCACGAACGACCCTGCCCTCGCCGAGCGCATCCGGACGCTCGGCAACTACGGGTCGCACAAGCGCTATGTGAACGAGGTGCGCGGCGTGAACAGCCGGCTCGACCCGATCCAGGCGGCGGTGCTGGGGGTCAAGCTCGCGCATCTCGAGGAATGGAATGCGCGGCGGGCGCGGACCGCGGCGCGCTATTGCGAGGGGCTGGCGGGCTGCGACCTCGTCTTGCCGCACGTCCCCGACTGGGCCGATCCCGCCTGGCACCTGTTCGTGGTCCGATCGGCCAATCGCGACGCGCTCCAGGCCGCGCTGGCCGACAAGGGCGTGCAGACGATCATCCATTATCCGATCCCGCCGCACCTCCAGGGCGCCTATGCCGACCTGGGGATCGCGCGCGGCCGCCTGCCGATCGCCGAACAGCTCGCCGACGAAGTGCTGAGCCTGCCGATCGGCCCGCATTTGTCCGACTCCGACGTCGACACGGTGATCGCGGCGGTCCGCGACGCGGCGGGCGGGCGATGA
- a CDS encoding glycosyltransferase → MSAEVSLLIITYQAEATVAAALHAALAQEGPPLDIVVSDDASRDETFAIAAAIADTYRGPHRVRCFRNPTNLGLIGNVLAGAARCEGGLILLAAGDDRSHPERARRLAEAWQAAGSPDAAVVYSDVRPIGEDGAPVAGWNEQVARPPWTLERLARGGTGPLGASCAITPRLLAAPEPIDTSIRHEDRVFPFRALLLGGQMLFVDAKLVDYQVTGGVSRQAAATPLEELTTLTSRFHRATLPDARARLRDAELAGASPAILRRCRQTLREQEALLALSSGEPAGRTLARAVAAGARPLPLLAYLARLAKAKLAR, encoded by the coding sequence ATGAGCGCCGAGGTCAGCCTGCTCATCATCACCTATCAGGCCGAGGCGACGGTCGCAGCGGCGCTGCACGCGGCGCTGGCGCAGGAGGGTCCGCCGCTCGACATCGTGGTGAGCGACGACGCGTCGCGCGACGAGACCTTCGCCATCGCCGCGGCCATTGCCGACACCTATCGCGGCCCGCATCGGGTCCGCTGCTTCCGCAACCCGACGAACCTCGGCCTGATCGGCAACGTCCTCGCCGGCGCCGCGCGGTGCGAGGGCGGGCTGATCCTGCTCGCGGCGGGCGACGACCGGTCGCATCCCGAGCGCGCGCGGCGGCTGGCCGAGGCGTGGCAGGCGGCGGGCAGTCCCGACGCGGCGGTGGTCTACAGCGACGTGCGGCCGATCGGCGAGGACGGCGCGCCCGTCGCGGGGTGGAACGAACAGGTCGCTCGGCCGCCGTGGACGCTCGAGCGGCTCGCCCGGGGCGGGACCGGGCCGCTCGGCGCGAGCTGCGCGATCACGCCGCGCCTACTTGCCGCGCCCGAGCCGATCGACACGAGCATCCGCCACGAGGACCGCGTCTTCCCGTTCCGCGCGCTGCTGCTTGGCGGGCAGATGCTGTTCGTCGATGCCAAGCTCGTCGATTACCAAGTGACCGGCGGGGTTTCGCGCCAGGCGGCGGCGACCCCGCTCGAGGAATTGACCACGCTCACCAGCCGCTTCCACCGCGCGACCCTGCCCGATGCGCGGGCCCGGCTGCGCGATGCCGAGCTGGCCGGGGCCTCGCCCGCGATCCTGCGCCGCTGCCGGCAGACGCTGCGCGAACAGGAGGCGCTGCTCGCGCTCAGCAGCGGGGAGCCGGCCGGGCGGACCCTTGCCCGTGCGGTCGCCGCAGGGGCCCGCCCCCTCCCCCTCCTCGCCTATCTCGCGCGGCTGGCGAAGGCGAAGCTAGCTCGGTAG